A region of Takifugu flavidus isolate HTHZ2018 chromosome 2, ASM371156v2, whole genome shotgun sequence DNA encodes the following proteins:
- the dut gene encoding deoxyuridine 5'-triphosphate nucleotidohydrolase, mitochondrial isoform X3: protein MLIDVAGCADLSPSKRARTETTTAAERPVLRFAKLSEHATTPTRGSAKAAGYDLYSAYDYTIGPLDKAIVKTDIQIAVPHGCYGRVAPRSGLAAKYFIDVGAGVVDEDYRGNVGVVLFNFGKETFEVKKGDRIAQLVCEKICYPELLEQTTLDETARGAGGFGSTGHN from the exons ATGCTAATCG ATGTTGCTGGCTGTGCAGACTTGTCGCCATCGAAAAGAGCAAggacagaaacaacaacagcagcagagagaccTGTCCTGAGGTTCGCTAAGCTTTCTGAGCATGCCACGACTCCAACAAGAGGATCAGCTAAAGCAGCGGGTTATGACCTCTACAG tgcCTATGATTACACCATTGGTCCTTTGGATAAGGCCATTGTGAAGACAGACATCCAGATAGCAGTTCCACATGGATGCTATGGGAGAGTGG CACCACGATCTGGATTAGCAGCCAAATACTTCATAGATGTCGGAG CTGGAGTTGTAGACGAAGACTATAGAGGAAATGTGGGGGTTGTGCTCTTCAACTTTGGCAAGGAGACATTTGAAG TGAAAAAGGGTGACAGAATTGCTCAACTAGTGTGTGAGAAGATCTGCTATCCAGAACTGCTGGAGCAAACG ACACTTGATGAAACGGCACGTGGTGCTGGAGGATTTGGATCCACTGGACACAACTGA
- the dut gene encoding deoxyuridine 5'-triphosphate nucleotidohydrolase, mitochondrial isoform X1, translated as MLIGMRLKNFTGFHAVPRFIGRTFQTQIVFQTKDVAGCADLSPSKRARTETTTAAERPVLRFAKLSEHATTPTRGSAKAAGYDLYSAYDYTIGPLDKAIVKTDIQIAVPHGCYGRVAPRSGLAAKYFIDVGAGVVDEDYRGNVGVVLFNFGKETFEVKKGDRIAQLVCEKICYPELLEQTTLDETARGAGGFGSTGHN; from the exons ATGCTAATCGGTATGCGGTTAAAGAATTTTACGGGTTTTCACGCTGTGCCCCGTTTCATAGGAAGGACATTTCAAACGCAGATTGTTTTTCAAACTAAAG ATGTTGCTGGCTGTGCAGACTTGTCGCCATCGAAAAGAGCAAggacagaaacaacaacagcagcagagagaccTGTCCTGAGGTTCGCTAAGCTTTCTGAGCATGCCACGACTCCAACAAGAGGATCAGCTAAAGCAGCGGGTTATGACCTCTACAG tgcCTATGATTACACCATTGGTCCTTTGGATAAGGCCATTGTGAAGACAGACATCCAGATAGCAGTTCCACATGGATGCTATGGGAGAGTGG CACCACGATCTGGATTAGCAGCCAAATACTTCATAGATGTCGGAG CTGGAGTTGTAGACGAAGACTATAGAGGAAATGTGGGGGTTGTGCTCTTCAACTTTGGCAAGGAGACATTTGAAG TGAAAAAGGGTGACAGAATTGCTCAACTAGTGTGTGAGAAGATCTGCTATCCAGAACTGCTGGAGCAAACG ACACTTGATGAAACGGCACGTGGTGCTGGAGGATTTGGATCCACTGGACACAACTGA
- the dut gene encoding deoxyuridine 5'-triphosphate nucleotidohydrolase, mitochondrial isoform X4 → MHVAGCADLSPSKRARTETTTAAERPVLRFAKLSEHATTPTRGSAKAAGYDLYSAYDYTIGPLDKAIVKTDIQIAVPHGCYGRVAPRSGLAAKYFIDVGAGVVDEDYRGNVGVVLFNFGKETFEVKKGDRIAQLVCEKICYPELLEQTTLDETARGAGGFGSTGHN, encoded by the exons ATGC ATGTTGCTGGCTGTGCAGACTTGTCGCCATCGAAAAGAGCAAggacagaaacaacaacagcagcagagagaccTGTCCTGAGGTTCGCTAAGCTTTCTGAGCATGCCACGACTCCAACAAGAGGATCAGCTAAAGCAGCGGGTTATGACCTCTACAG tgcCTATGATTACACCATTGGTCCTTTGGATAAGGCCATTGTGAAGACAGACATCCAGATAGCAGTTCCACATGGATGCTATGGGAGAGTGG CACCACGATCTGGATTAGCAGCCAAATACTTCATAGATGTCGGAG CTGGAGTTGTAGACGAAGACTATAGAGGAAATGTGGGGGTTGTGCTCTTCAACTTTGGCAAGGAGACATTTGAAG TGAAAAAGGGTGACAGAATTGCTCAACTAGTGTGTGAGAAGATCTGCTATCCAGAACTGCTGGAGCAAACG ACACTTGATGAAACGGCACGTGGTGCTGGAGGATTTGGATCCACTGGACACAACTGA
- the dut gene encoding deoxyuridine 5'-triphosphate nucleotidohydrolase, mitochondrial isoform X2, with the protein MRIVDVAGCADLSPSKRARTETTTAAERPVLRFAKLSEHATTPTRGSAKAAGYDLYSAYDYTIGPLDKAIVKTDIQIAVPHGCYGRVAPRSGLAAKYFIDVGAGVVDEDYRGNVGVVLFNFGKETFEVKKGDRIAQLVCEKICYPELLEQTTLDETARGAGGFGSTGHN; encoded by the exons ATGCGCATTGTAGATGTTGCTGGCTGTGCAGACTTGTCGCCATCGAAAAGAGCAAggacagaaacaacaacagcagcagagagaccTGTCCTGAGGTTCGCTAAGCTTTCTGAGCATGCCACGACTCCAACAAGAGGATCAGCTAAAGCAGCGGGTTATGACCTCTACAG tgcCTATGATTACACCATTGGTCCTTTGGATAAGGCCATTGTGAAGACAGACATCCAGATAGCAGTTCCACATGGATGCTATGGGAGAGTGG CACCACGATCTGGATTAGCAGCCAAATACTTCATAGATGTCGGAG CTGGAGTTGTAGACGAAGACTATAGAGGAAATGTGGGGGTTGTGCTCTTCAACTTTGGCAAGGAGACATTTGAAG TGAAAAAGGGTGACAGAATTGCTCAACTAGTGTGTGAGAAGATCTGCTATCCAGAACTGCTGGAGCAAACG ACACTTGATGAAACGGCACGTGGTGCTGGAGGATTTGGATCCACTGGACACAACTGA